In one window of Photobacterium leiognathi DNA:
- the lolE gene encoding lipoprotein-releasing ABC transporter permease subunit LolE: protein MFRPLSLYIGSRFNRSKKRNRMVSFISMSSMLGIAVGVAVIIVGLSAMNGFERELETRVLSVIPHGELQAVEPPLNDWQPLVKQIEKHPDVTAAAPYVEFTALLEKGTKLKAVGVRGVNPKEQLKVSELPRYVQNNAWSKFSAGKKEVILGQGVAQKLDLKVGDWVTAMIPNSDPEMNKLRAPHRIRLQVAGILALGGEIDHKLAIVPLADAQKYMDMGSGVSGIQINVDKVLEAQRIVKEVGNTLPVYVYLKSWTQQYGYMYRDIQLVRTIMYLVMVLVIGVACFNIVSTLMMAVKDRASDIAILRTMGASDRLVKSIFIWHGVLSGVLGSVMGSIMGCLLAVNLTHIVRVIEKIIGHHFLSGDIYFIDFLPTQLAYKDVLIVSITAIVLSLIATWYPARRASNLQPARVLSAK, encoded by the coding sequence ATGTTTCGCCCACTCTCTTTATATATAGGTAGCCGTTTTAATCGTTCTAAAAAACGTAACCGTATGGTGTCATTTATTTCAATGTCATCCATGTTAGGGATTGCTGTAGGTGTTGCGGTGATCATTGTTGGTTTATCGGCAATGAACGGTTTTGAACGTGAATTGGAAACACGTGTGCTATCGGTGATCCCACATGGTGAATTGCAAGCTGTTGAACCACCATTGAATGATTGGCAGCCGTTAGTTAAGCAAATTGAAAAGCATCCGGATGTGACGGCGGCAGCGCCTTATGTGGAATTTACGGCATTGCTTGAAAAAGGCACCAAACTTAAAGCGGTTGGTGTACGTGGCGTTAACCCGAAAGAGCAACTAAAAGTCAGTGAATTACCGCGTTATGTGCAAAATAATGCGTGGAGTAAATTTAGCGCAGGTAAAAAAGAGGTGATTTTAGGTCAAGGCGTGGCACAAAAGCTTGATCTAAAAGTAGGGGATTGGGTAACAGCTATGATCCCTAACTCTGATCCTGAAATGAATAAACTTCGTGCTCCACATCGTATTCGTTTGCAGGTAGCAGGTATTCTTGCGTTAGGCGGCGAAATCGATCATAAATTAGCGATTGTTCCACTGGCGGATGCACAAAAATACATGGATATGGGAAGCGGTGTTTCTGGTATTCAAATTAATGTTGATAAAGTGCTTGAAGCTCAACGTATTGTTAAAGAAGTGGGTAATACTCTGCCTGTTTACGTGTACCTGAAAAGTTGGACACAGCAATACGGTTATATGTACCGTGATATTCAGTTGGTTCGCACAATCATGTATCTCGTAATGGTGCTGGTTATCGGCGTTGCATGTTTTAATATCGTTTCTACATTGATGATGGCAGTCAAAGATCGTGCTTCTGATATCGCAATTTTACGTACTATGGGCGCAAGTGATCGTTTAGTGAAATCTATCTTCATTTGGCATGGTGTATTATCCGGGGTACTGGGTAGTGTAATGGGCTCGATTATGGGCTGTTTATTGGCCGTGAACTTAACTCACATTGTTCGTGTGATTGAAAAGATCATTGGGCATCACTTTTTGTCGGGTGATATCTACTTCATCGACTTCCTGCCAACACAATTAGCTTATAAAGATGTGTTAATTGTATCAATCACAGCTATCGTATTAAGTTTAATCGCAACTTGGTATCCAGCGCGTAGAGCAAGTAATTTGCAGCCAGCGCGTGTGTTAAGCGCAAAGTAA
- a CDS encoding outer membrane beta-barrel protein — MKKNALSLLVALSVLAPVAAQAAVQLPEGTQEIGVYGTAKLGSGWDLNLTGSYGYFVQDNWEVGGTTSIHAQDANDAFTGKLGVFTEYNFVNSTNWVPYVGAATQLAGLTYNEKDGSEGNIGKDGSSWALNVKLAAGVKYFINPNVALTSEVNYNIATDDIEFSGDKAKDSLTNIVFGTRFYF, encoded by the coding sequence ATGAAAAAGAATGCACTTAGCCTACTTGTAGCACTATCAGTTTTAGCACCTGTTGCAGCGCAAGCTGCGGTTCAATTACCTGAAGGTACACAAGAAATTGGTGTTTATGGTACAGCTAAATTAGGTAGCGGTTGGGATCTAAACCTAACAGGTTCTTATGGTTACTTTGTGCAAGATAATTGGGAAGTGGGTGGTACAACTTCGATTCATGCACAAGATGCAAATGATGCGTTTACTGGTAAATTAGGTGTGTTTACTGAGTACAACTTCGTAAACTCAACAAACTGGGTTCCTTATGTTGGTGCTGCAACACAGCTTGCAGGTCTAACTTATAACGAAAAAGATGGTTCTGAAGGTAACATTGGTAAAGATGGTAGCTCTTGGGCACTTAACGTGAAGTTAGCTGCGGGTGTTAAATACTTTATTAATCCAAATGTGGCGTTGACAAGTGAAGTGAACTACAACATTGCAACTGATGATATTGAGTTCTCAGGCGATAAAGCGAAAGATAGCTTAACGAATATCGTATTTGGTACACGTTTCTACTTCTAA
- a CDS encoding HdeD family acid-resistance protein, producing MENPVSSMLNRGWKWFVIVGVIVALAGVFAISLPIAAGMTITTIVGTIFLVIGLVQVYHTFSIPDWKTKTWYVISALFYLIGGLFILGQPFIGLVTITVLMIATMIFNGVTRMLFGFNSRKHLAGWRWIVFSGLISTAIGIYFFSLMNNPEFSMSLLGIFVGVSLLFEGFSFIFIGTQMKKVIRNM from the coding sequence ATGGAAAATCCAGTAAGTTCTATGCTTAACAGGGGCTGGAAATGGTTCGTCATTGTAGGGGTTATCGTGGCATTAGCCGGGGTTTTCGCTATCAGCTTGCCTATTGCAGCAGGGATGACAATTACGACAATTGTGGGCACCATCTTCCTTGTTATCGGTTTAGTTCAGGTTTACCACACATTTAGTATCCCAGATTGGAAAACCAAAACCTGGTATGTGATCAGTGCACTATTTTACTTAATCGGTGGTCTGTTTATTCTAGGTCAGCCTTTTATTGGCTTAGTGACTATTACGGTATTAATGATTGCGACCATGATTTTCAACGGCGTAACCCGTATGTTATTTGGCTTTAATAGCCGTAAACATCTCGCTGGTTGGCGTTGGATTGTTTTTAGTGGCTTGATCTCAACAGCTATTGGTATCTACTTCTTTAGTTTGATGAATAACCCTGAATTCTCAATGTCTCTATTAGGTATTTTCGTCGGCGTATCATTACTATTTGAAGGTTTCAGCTTCATTTTCATTGGTACACAAATGAAGAAAGTTATTCGAAACATGTAA
- a CDS encoding DedA family protein, with protein sequence MLDSFVSIFSALWHQDFVALQNPESMVMIYVCVTFVIWLESAFSLAAPLPCDSIVILAGTLGAMGIIDFKLVVFLLIVASAIGSWLAYLQGRWLDHLPKVKGWVNMVPPHRMQTVDNLLIRHGVIALFTARFIPVVRPLLPLMMGFRIKSQSHFFRFAWLSATAWVLLLTGLGYLLTLLPEKIAKVATMILMVAPFVTLAIAIVSLSSSWIIKRVKKRNALY encoded by the coding sequence ATGCTTGATTCATTTGTATCTATTTTTTCTGCGCTCTGGCACCAAGATTTTGTCGCATTACAAAACCCAGAAAGCATGGTGATGATTTATGTCTGCGTGACATTTGTTATCTGGTTAGAAAGTGCATTTTCACTAGCAGCACCGCTACCTTGCGATAGCATCGTGATCTTGGCTGGTACATTAGGTGCAATGGGGATCATTGATTTTAAATTAGTGGTCTTCTTACTGATTGTGGCATCAGCCATTGGTAGTTGGTTAGCTTACTTACAAGGTCGCTGGCTGGATCATTTACCAAAAGTTAAAGGCTGGGTGAATATGGTGCCACCGCACAGGATGCAAACTGTCGATAACTTGCTGATCCGCCATGGTGTAATTGCCCTATTTACCGCACGTTTTATTCCTGTGGTACGTCCTTTATTACCTTTGATGATGGGCTTCCGTATTAAAAGTCAGTCTCACTTTTTCCGTTTTGCTTGGCTAAGTGCGACTGCTTGGGTGTTACTACTAACAGGTTTGGGATATTTATTAACGTTACTACCTGAAAAAATCGCCAAAGTAGCAACTATGATTTTAATGGTTGCACCGTTTGTTACTCTAGCCATTGCAATTGTTAGCCTTTCAAGTAGCTGGATTATAAAGCGCGTTAAAAAACGTAACGCATTATATTAA
- the lolC gene encoding lipoprotein-releasing ABC transporter permease subunit LolC, with translation MFHPVSFFIGLRYLRGRSGDRFSRFVSYMSTAGITIGVMALITVMSVMNGFEDQLKGRILGVLPQAVVSSADGRVPLSENAPEVLKKLPHVVNVTAITRGEAIIQSASSITAGTMIGIEPNQYEPIAKHLMVGSLSSLTPGSFKVIIGQAMAVSLGVQPGDKIRLMVTSASQFTPLGRMPSQRNFEVAGIYDTGSDVDQQLVYTNISDAGRLLRYKLDQMTGWRLYLDDPFTVPELKDKLPNGWTWSDWRDQRGELFQAVKMEKNMMGLMLGLIIGVAAFNIISALVMVVMEKQSEVAILKTQGMTHRQVLTIFMVQGASSGVIGALLGGLLGALVAHNLNSILSVLGVDLASIGGTLPSVIEPLQILLVILGAISLSLLATVFPSYRAAAVRPAEALRYE, from the coding sequence ATGTTTCATCCAGTTTCTTTTTTCATCGGCTTGCGTTATTTGCGTGGTCGATCGGGCGATCGTTTTAGTCGCTTCGTCTCTTATATGTCTACCGCAGGTATTACCATTGGCGTAATGGCGCTTATTACTGTTATGTCAGTGATGAATGGTTTTGAAGACCAATTAAAAGGTCGAATTTTAGGCGTATTACCGCAAGCTGTTGTATCAAGTGCTGATGGACGTGTACCGCTATCAGAGAACGCACCTGAAGTATTAAAAAAATTACCTCATGTCGTAAATGTAACCGCTATTACCCGTGGTGAAGCAATCATTCAAAGTGCGAGCTCTATTACGGCTGGCACTATGATTGGTATTGAACCTAACCAATATGAGCCAATTGCTAAACATCTAATGGTGGGGAGCTTATCGTCACTAACACCGGGCAGTTTTAAAGTGATTATTGGTCAAGCTATGGCGGTATCTCTTGGGGTACAGCCAGGGGATAAAATTCGCTTAATGGTAACCAGTGCGAGCCAATTCACGCCGCTTGGCCGTATGCCTAGCCAACGTAATTTTGAAGTGGCTGGTATTTATGACACTGGTTCTGATGTTGATCAGCAATTGGTATACACAAACATTTCGGATGCAGGCCGATTGCTGCGTTATAAACTCGATCAAATGACTGGTTGGCGCTTATACCTTGATGATCCGTTCACCGTTCCTGAACTGAAAGATAAATTACCTAATGGTTGGACATGGTCTGACTGGCGCGATCAACGTGGTGAGCTTTTCCAAGCAGTTAAGATGGAAAAGAACATGATGGGTTTAATGCTAGGTCTGATCATTGGTGTGGCAGCATTTAATATTATCTCTGCTTTAGTCATGGTGGTGATGGAGAAGCAATCTGAAGTCGCTATTTTGAAAACACAAGGGATGACACATCGCCAAGTGTTAACGATCTTTATGGTTCAAGGTGCAAGTAGTGGTGTAATTGGGGCACTACTCGGTGGCTTGTTAGGTGCATTAGTGGCACATAATTTAAATAGCATTCTTTCTGTATTAGGTGTTGATTTGGCATCGATTGGTGGCACGTTGCCATCGGTGATTGAACCATTACAAATTCTATTGGTTATTTTAGGGGCTATTAGCTTGAGCTTATTAGCGACTGTTTTTCCTTCTTATCGTGCGGCCGCTGTCCGTCCTGCTGAGGCTCTTCGTTATGAATAA
- the msbA gene encoding lipid A ABC transporter ATP-binding protein/permease MsbA: MTQSTEKSSRDTYKRLWPYISVYKAGLAVAVIALIINAVGDTLMLSMIKPLLDESFGGFDKIDSDFLAMMPIYLIGLMILRGVSGFVSTYCLSWVSGNVVMTLRRQLFQHFMKMPVAFFDKESSGALLSRITYDSEQVASATSSALVSIVREGASIIGLMALMFWNSWQLSAILIVIAPIVAFSIRTVSKRFRKISRNMQDAMGSVTSSAEQMLKGHKVVLSYGGQEVEKQRFDNVSNQMRRQTMKLVSAQAIANPVIQVIASLALVVVLILANTPSLRAELTPGTFAVVFGAMFGLMRPLKALTSVTSQFQRGMAACHTLFELMDLETEKDNGKVEVQRVKGDVEVKNVTFTYPTKDAPALRDVSFNLPAGKTLALVGRSGSGKSTIANLLTRFYDIDSGEINLDSVEIRDYKLANLRDQVAVVSQNVHLFNDTIANNIAYASHDAYSRADIERAAELAYAMDFIKDMDNGLDTVIGENGVSLSGGQRQRLAIARALLRDAPVLILDEATSALDTESERAIQSALDELQKDRTVLVIAHRLSTIENADQILVVDDGEIVERGTHAELISHDGAYAQLHRIQFGD; encoded by the coding sequence ATGACTCAATCAACAGAAAAATCATCACGAGATACTTATAAGCGATTATGGCCTTATATCAGCGTCTATAAAGCTGGTTTAGCGGTGGCGGTAATTGCGCTTATCATCAACGCTGTCGGTGATACCCTGATGCTTTCTATGATCAAGCCTCTACTTGATGAAAGCTTTGGTGGTTTCGATAAAATCGATTCAGACTTTCTCGCGATGATGCCAATCTACTTAATTGGCTTAATGATCCTACGTGGTGTAAGTGGTTTTGTCTCAACTTACTGCCTATCTTGGGTTTCTGGTAACGTTGTAATGACGCTACGTCGTCAATTATTCCAACACTTCATGAAAATGCCAGTTGCATTCTTTGATAAAGAATCCTCAGGTGCATTGCTATCACGTATTACCTACGACTCTGAACAAGTTGCTTCTGCAACCAGTAGTGCGCTAGTCAGTATTGTCCGTGAAGGTGCTTCTATTATTGGTCTTATGGCGCTGATGTTTTGGAATAGCTGGCAATTGTCGGCAATTCTGATCGTGATCGCACCGATTGTGGCTTTTAGTATTCGTACTGTATCTAAGCGTTTTCGTAAGATCTCACGCAACATGCAAGATGCAATGGGCTCTGTAACTTCATCAGCTGAGCAAATGCTGAAAGGTCACAAAGTCGTCTTAAGCTATGGTGGTCAAGAAGTTGAAAAGCAGCGTTTTGATAACGTAAGTAACCAAATGCGTCGTCAAACCATGAAGCTTGTTTCAGCTCAAGCGATTGCGAACCCAGTTATTCAGGTTATCGCATCATTAGCATTGGTGGTTGTACTTATTCTTGCAAACACACCATCTCTTCGTGCTGAACTAACACCGGGTACATTCGCGGTTGTGTTTGGTGCAATGTTTGGTTTAATGCGTCCATTAAAAGCATTAACAAGTGTTACTTCTCAATTCCAACGTGGTATGGCGGCTTGTCACACCTTGTTTGAATTAATGGATTTAGAAACAGAAAAAGATAACGGTAAAGTAGAAGTTCAACGTGTTAAGGGTGATGTAGAAGTGAAGAATGTCACTTTTACTTATCCAACCAAAGATGCGCCAGCACTACGTGATGTGAGCTTTAACTTACCAGCGGGTAAAACATTAGCATTGGTGGGTCGCTCCGGCTCAGGTAAAAGTACCATTGCCAACTTGCTTACTCGCTTCTACGACATTGATTCAGGCGAAATTAACCTTGATTCGGTGGAAATTCGAGACTACAAACTGGCGAATCTTCGTGATCAAGTTGCTGTTGTTTCTCAAAACGTTCACCTATTTAATGACACCATTGCTAACAACATTGCGTACGCGAGCCATGACGCTTACAGCCGTGCAGATATTGAACGAGCTGCAGAGCTGGCTTATGCGATGGACTTTATCAAAGACATGGATAATGGCTTAGATACTGTTATCGGTGAGAATGGTGTGAGTTTATCAGGTGGTCAACGTCAGCGTTTAGCTATTGCCCGAGCATTGTTACGAGATGCACCAGTGCTTATTCTTGATGAAGCAACATCTGCACTAGATACAGAATCTGAGCGCGCTATTCAAAGTGCCTTAGATGAACTGCAAAAAGATCGTACCGTACTGGTTATCGCTCACCGCCTATCAACAATTGAAAATGCTGATCAGATCCTCGTGGTTGATGATGGTGAAATTGTTGAACGTGGTACACATGCCGAGCTTATCAGCCATGATGGTGCGTATGCCCAACTTCACCGTATTCAGTTTGGTGACTAA
- a CDS encoding outer membrane beta-barrel protein, protein MKKNALSLLVALSVLAPVAAQAAVQLPAGTQEIGVQGNAKLGSGWHADLNGTYGTFVKDNWEVGGTATVRAQDKDDAISAQLGAFTEYNFVNSTNWVPYVGAAAELGALSYDNKNGGDIDAGDKGDNNWALNVKLAAGVKYFINPNVAITSEVNYNIATDDIFSSDGYSSQKAKDSLTNIVFGTRFYF, encoded by the coding sequence ATGAAAAAGAATGCACTAAGCCTTCTAGTGGCTCTATCTGTTCTAGCTCCTGTAGCAGCACAAGCAGCAGTTCAACTTCCAGCTGGTACTCAAGAGATCGGTGTTCAAGGTAACGCTAAACTAGGTAGCGGTTGGCATGCAGATCTTAACGGTACTTACGGTACTTTCGTAAAAGACAACTGGGAAGTGGGTGGTACTGCTACTGTTCGCGCACAAGATAAAGATGACGCAATCAGCGCTCAACTAGGTGCATTCACAGAGTACAACTTTGTTAACTCTACTAACTGGGTACCTTACGTTGGTGCAGCAGCTGAACTTGGCGCACTAAGCTACGATAACAAAAATGGCGGCGACATCGATGCTGGCGATAAGGGCGACAACAACTGGGCTCTTAACGTTAAATTAGCTGCTGGTGTTAAGTACTTTATTAACCCTAACGTTGCTATCACATCTGAAGTTAACTACAACATCGCTACAGATGACATCTTCTCAAGCGACGGTTACTCTAGCCAGAAAGCTAAAGACAGCCTAACAAACATCGTATTTGGTACTCGTTTCTACTTCTAA
- the lolD gene encoding lipoprotein-releasing ABC transporter ATP-binding protein LolD, with translation MNNALLSCHQLCKTYKEGQFETEVLKQVNLDIADNELVAIVGSSGSGKSTLLHILGALDEPSDGEVFFKGQRLDTLSANKQAKIRNQEIGFVYQFHHLLADFTAVENVAMPLLIAGVHVGEARTRAQDMLSMVGLSHRHDHRPSELSGGERQRVAIARALVNNPSIVLADEPTGNLDHKTALEIYDLMRKLNAESGTAFLVVTHDSELAGKLDRCMHMQDGVLSQVVVEA, from the coding sequence ATGAATAATGCGTTGTTATCTTGTCATCAACTTTGTAAGACCTATAAAGAAGGGCAGTTTGAGACAGAAGTTTTAAAACAAGTGAATTTAGACATTGCTGATAATGAGTTAGTGGCAATTGTGGGTTCATCAGGTTCTGGTAAAAGTACGTTACTGCATATTTTAGGTGCGTTGGATGAACCAAGCGATGGTGAAGTTTTCTTTAAAGGACAGCGTTTAGATACGTTAAGTGCGAATAAACAAGCGAAGATCCGTAACCAAGAGATAGGTTTTGTATATCAGTTTCACCACCTACTTGCAGATTTTACGGCGGTTGAAAATGTGGCAATGCCACTGTTAATTGCTGGTGTGCATGTTGGTGAAGCTCGAACTCGCGCGCAAGATATGCTTTCGATGGTGGGATTAAGTCATCGCCATGATCACCGTCCATCAGAATTAAGTGGTGGTGAGCGTCAACGTGTTGCTATTGCACGTGCTTTAGTGAATAACCCATCAATTGTACTTGCGGATGAACCAACGGGTAATCTGGATCATAAAACGGCACTAGAGATTTATGATTTGATGCGTAAATTGAATGCTGAATCAGGTACGGCATTTTTAGTGGTTACTCACGATAGTGAATTAGCAGGTAAGCTTGATCGCTGTATGCATATGCAAGATGGCGTGTTATCACAAGTTGTGGTGGAGGCTTAA
- a CDS encoding DNA internalization-related competence protein ComEC/Rec2 gives MLQIALGIAIGFHTLLVLSVIPPYWWYMTGIIVSVVIYYYCRNHFLFWFSISAFLAALSAEQYLKKVDDVPLNRTNLTINVRVSAVLNENIPNTYFEAVVIDAHSPSNRAGLSLSSSHHLLILWHDAPVLKQGQIWQLPVKLSRIVGRINQAGFDAERHAVSRNIHGRAVVRVSGSNIPVLISNYITWRQQLFDRVTQLTNNMPYQAYLLALAFGERSGLDKDDWVKLRDSGTAHLLAISGLHIALAMLLGWVIGVKLKLLLPQKTLFIWTPMITGLTVALIYAWLAGLTIPTIRALFMCLIIASLKTTGAYWRHWQVLLVTLSLSLLLAPFAIYSASFWLSFYAVAVLVLFSVGQRYFPLAKIPHRTLSTTHLHDSFLQLVKIQCWLLVLMLPIQWLWFGGISFAAPVANLFAVPWVSFITVPFVLMAVMTLWLPVLSGILWQCANWSLFPIVEGIAWLEGAWYGLSTSYQPLLWSVIVIVLGATLLPIKRFKWLYLSILFLSVMGILKPSKKPLQWQIMVLDVGHGLAVIIHKAGRAILYDTGNRWQENVVAESTILPVLENIGIKQLDYLVISHDDSDHAGGKTLISEKFSPQYRYSSNYNDAGYLPCIKGQTWNWQGLRFTVQWPMQQVSRARNPHSCVVRVQTENQQGPSLLLTGDIDAIAELMLVKYTPRLTADIVLVPHHGSKTSSTNTFLDHVKPSLALVSTGWIFNSWNLPSKTVKERYQQRNIQWLSTGRVGQITINVDDESYQVRTQRSMTATQWYRPKWL, from the coding sequence ATGTTACAAATAGCATTAGGTATCGCAATAGGTTTTCATACACTGCTTGTGTTATCTGTTATTCCACCTTACTGGTGGTATATGACAGGGATAATAGTCAGTGTTGTTATTTATTATTATTGTCGAAACCATTTTTTATTTTGGTTTTCAATAAGTGCTTTCTTAGCGGCATTAAGTGCCGAACAATATCTTAAAAAGGTTGATGACGTTCCGCTAAATCGGACAAATCTTACCATAAATGTCCGAGTTAGTGCGGTATTAAATGAAAATATACCGAATACGTATTTTGAGGCAGTGGTTATTGATGCACATTCACCTTCAAATCGTGCGGGTCTCAGTTTATCTTCTTCCCATCACTTACTTATCTTGTGGCATGATGCTCCGGTATTAAAGCAAGGTCAGATCTGGCAATTACCCGTTAAATTGAGCCGTATTGTTGGCAGGATCAATCAAGCAGGATTTGATGCAGAACGGCACGCAGTAAGTCGAAACATTCATGGACGAGCAGTCGTGCGAGTAAGCGGATCTAACATTCCTGTTCTTATTTCTAACTATATAACATGGCGACAGCAGCTATTTGATCGGGTTACTCAACTAACCAACAACATGCCTTATCAAGCGTATTTATTAGCGTTGGCTTTTGGTGAGCGAAGTGGATTAGATAAAGACGATTGGGTAAAGCTACGAGACAGCGGTACGGCACACCTGTTAGCTATATCAGGCTTACACATCGCATTAGCCATGTTGTTAGGATGGGTTATAGGCGTAAAGTTAAAGTTATTGTTACCGCAAAAAACGCTATTTATTTGGACTCCTATGATCACGGGTTTAACTGTTGCATTGATTTATGCATGGTTAGCAGGGTTAACTATTCCGACAATTCGAGCATTATTTATGTGCTTGATTATCGCTAGCTTAAAAACGACAGGAGCATATTGGCGGCATTGGCAAGTATTATTGGTGACTCTATCATTGAGTTTATTGCTTGCTCCGTTTGCCATTTATAGCGCTTCTTTCTGGTTGTCTTTCTATGCCGTTGCTGTCTTGGTGTTATTTAGTGTAGGACAAAGGTATTTTCCTTTGGCAAAAATACCGCATCGTACGCTATCAACCACACACCTACATGATTCATTTCTTCAATTGGTTAAAATTCAATGTTGGCTGTTAGTGCTGATGTTACCTATTCAATGGCTCTGGTTTGGTGGCATTTCATTTGCGGCGCCTGTCGCCAATCTTTTTGCGGTTCCTTGGGTTAGCTTTATTACTGTCCCTTTTGTTTTAATGGCAGTGATGACCCTGTGGTTGCCTGTTTTATCGGGCATTTTATGGCAATGTGCTAATTGGTCACTGTTTCCCATTGTCGAGGGGATCGCGTGGTTGGAAGGGGCATGGTACGGATTATCAACGTCATACCAGCCTTTATTATGGAGTGTTATTGTTATCGTATTAGGCGCAACATTATTACCCATCAAACGTTTTAAATGGCTCTATCTCTCGATACTTTTTCTATCTGTAATGGGGATTTTAAAACCCAGCAAAAAGCCATTACAGTGGCAGATAATGGTGCTCGATGTTGGTCATGGCTTGGCTGTAATAATTCACAAAGCTGGACGAGCGATACTTTATGATACTGGTAATCGTTGGCAAGAAAATGTGGTCGCAGAAAGTACAATTTTACCCGTATTGGAAAATATAGGGATCAAACAATTGGACTACTTGGTGATCAGTCATGATGATAGTGATCATGCTGGAGGAAAAACACTCATTTCTGAAAAATTCTCTCCGCAATATAGATATAGCAGTAATTACAATGATGCAGGCTACTTACCTTGTATTAAAGGGCAAACATGGAACTGGCAAGGACTGAGGTTTACTGTGCAATGGCCGATGCAACAGGTAAGTCGAGCACGAAATCCACATTCATGTGTGGTACGCGTGCAGACAGAAAATCAGCAAGGACCATCGTTGTTATTAACTGGGGATATTGATGCGATAGCTGAGTTGATGTTAGTTAAATATACACCAAGGCTAACGGCTGACATTGTTTTAGTCCCGCATCATGGTAGTAAGACATCTTCTACCAATACATTTCTGGATCACGTTAAACCATCATTAGCATTGGTTTCAACCGGCTGGATATTTAATTCATGGAATTTGCCTTCGAAAACCGTCAAAGAGCGATATCAGCAGCGAAATATTCAATGGTTATCAACCGGTAGAGTAGGGCAGATAACGATTAATGTTGATGATGAAAGTTATCAGGTACGTACACAGCGTAGTATGACTGCAACGCAATGGTACCGTCCGAAATGGCTATAG
- a CDS encoding DUF2062 domain-containing protein, with product MPRHLIKKFLPSHEVIKRQKALKIFGNVLYNPNLWCLNRRSASGAFAVGLFMAFVPLPSQMIMAAGLAILFGVNLPLSVALVWVSNPVTMPVLFYGAYKLGAWVLNSPNVGFHFELSWDFLLNQMSQIGPPFLLGCFICSVVSALIGYFGIRGLWRYSVVRSWNKRKIRIGSARS from the coding sequence ATGCCTAGACATCTTATTAAAAAGTTCTTACCAAGCCACGAAGTGATTAAGCGCCAAAAAGCCCTTAAGATCTTTGGTAATGTGCTTTATAACCCGAACTTATGGTGTTTAAATCGCCGCTCTGCATCTGGCGCATTTGCCGTTGGCTTATTCATGGCTTTCGTTCCGCTTCCTAGTCAAATGATTATGGCGGCAGGCTTGGCTATTCTCTTTGGTGTAAACCTTCCCCTCTCCGTCGCTTTGGTATGGGTAAGTAACCCAGTTACCATGCCTGTGCTATTTTATGGCGCATATAAACTTGGTGCTTGGGTACTAAACAGCCCTAATGTGGGTTTCCACTTCGAGCTATCATGGGACTTTCTTTTAAACCAAATGAGCCAAATTGGTCCTCCATTTTTACTCGGTTGTTTTATTTGTAGCGTGGTATCTGCCCTTATTGGCTACTTTGGTATTCGTGGCCTATGGCGCTACTCCGTTGTTCGCAGCTGGAATAAACGTAAAATTAGAATCGGCTCAGCCCGTTCATAG